The Lepeophtheirus salmonis chromosome 13, UVic_Lsal_1.4, whole genome shotgun sequence genome segment TATGGTGTCTGGAAAAGACTTTTACATGCCTGAGAGATTTCTAGAAATTAAGGAGGAGATTGAAAGTTTAGAAATAAGGTCGGATGATTTGTTCCTAATCAGTTATCCAAAGGCCGGATCCACTTGGTGTCAAGTAAGTTATCTGAATCATTTATAATGAATGATTAAAAGTCCAACACTTTCAAAATTAGGAAATGGTGTGGCAATTAAAGGAAGGGACAAATTTTGAGGGTGGTAAACGAAACCTAGGTGAAAGAATTCCGTTTCTTGAATTGGAGTCTCTCTACTTACGTGAATCTGATTTCCCTCAAAAAAGTGTAGaagatgttaaaaataaatccagtcCTCGTATAATCAAATCTCACCTTCTTACACCATTCTTACCCAAAGACCTTTTGAAAGTggcaaaagttatttatattatgcgAAACCCTAAGGACGTTTGTGTTTCATATtataatcatgaaaaaatactcataagTCATGAGTATACTGGTTCCTTTGAAGAATATGCAGAATTATTTATTCAAGGCAAACTCCTCTACGGATCCTACTGGGATCACTTGAAGGTATTTGTTTTCCATGCATTTTACATTTTACTTTATCTGTTAACA includes the following:
- the LOC121128285 gene encoding sulfotransferase 1E1, with translation MSNMYKISEDEIEARSKLWTGTNTAMVNMVSGKDFYMPERFLEIKEEIESLEIRSDDLFLISYPKAGSTWCQEMVWQLKEGTNFEGGKRNLGERIPFLELESLYLRESDFPQKSVEDVKNKSSPRIIKSHLLTPFLPKDLLKVAKVIYIMRNPKDVCVSYYNHEKILISHEYTGSFEEYAELFIQGKLLYGSYWDHLKFGLEIQKLDNVLLLCYEDMKKDLRKEMKKVLDFMEWDELSEEKLQILNEHLSFTKFQKNSAVNLDTDFGYKVKVDKNGHFIRKGIVGDWKNYFSSEMSDRFDEKTKSFFESEGLQFQYE